cagcgccgcgcacttgcgctccgccgcggcggtgcgcaggacgcggtgcaggaaaagcgcgcgcaggtcgtcggcgcgcgtgcgtgccgccgcgacgcccgtgcgcggcgtcgtgtcGGGGTACAGCGCGtggagcagcgcagcgaggtcgtgtgcggagcgcgcgtgcggcgcgtcggcgaggatgcgtgcgccgtgcggctcgagcgtgcaGTCGACGCTCCCCTGGTCATACACGCTGTCCAGCGACAGCGGCACAAAGGTCGCATtcggcgcgatgcgcgcagcgagcgcctgggcgTCGGCTGCGGCCATCTCCCCTTCGACAAACAGCACGTCGATCCGGGCGAATTCCGGGGCGCGGGCCGGGACGTACGGCTGGTTGTTGctctgcagcgcgctcgcgaccgcgTGGAGCAGCACGCAGGACGCTGTGCCGCCGCTGaacgcgacggcgagcgccggcggcggcccgtCTTCCTCGTTCGCCCacggctcgacgacgcTCTGGAGCAggatcgcgccgcgcgccagctcgagaCTCGCGCGGACCTTTTCGTTAAAGACGCGTGTATAGCATTTCTCGCAGTagaccgcctcgcgcacctgcacggcccccgccgcgctccgGCACCGCACGCACACCCCCCcctccgcgtcgaggaccaTTTTTCGCCACGTGGGCCCGATTGCGGCGCATTCGACGGATCCGTCCACAAAGCCGGCTTAGGTAAAATGCACGCGAGggacgcgcagcgacgcaaaTGGGAGGCGCGTGGAAGGCGTCTGCACGCATCGCTTGCACCGAGCCTCTTGTGTCCCTTCCACGAGCATGTCTGCCGCGGAGGCCGTAGTGGCGCCTGCGAATACCACAGGCGGCACGTTGGATACTGCACTGGAtgctgcgcgtgccggtgccCCCGGGCAGCTGCCGGTgacgtcgccgacggcgctcTCCTACTTTGCTGCGCACCCCCGGCGGCCCCAGGTGTACTTTGGCGACTATCTGCTTCTGCAGACGCTCGGTGAGGGCGAGTTTGGCAAGGTCAAGCTCGGTGTCCACCGCACATGGGGCGAGGAGACCGCCGTGAAGCTCATCAAGCGCGACAAggtcgtcgctgccgaggagcacgacgagctgaaCAAGATGAGCAAGGTGGAACGCGAAATCCAAGTGCTcaaggtacgtcgcgcaaACTAACGCAGGAACTTCGCCACCCCAACATTGTGCATCTCTACGAGGTGATCGAGTCGGAGCGCTACATTGGTATCGTGCTCGAGtacggcgcgggcggcgaaCTCTTTGATTATATCCTGGCACACAAATGCctcaaggagcgcgacgcgtgccgCCTCTTTGCACAGCTCGTCTCGGGTGTCTCGTACCTGCACCGCAAGAAGATTATCCACCGCGACCTCAAGCTCGAGAACCTCTTGCTCGACCGCAACCGCAACGTGATCATCACCGACTTTGGCTTTGCCAACAACTTTTCCGCACGTGAGAATGATCTGATGGCGACAAGCTGCGGGTCGCCGTGCTacgctgcgccggagctcgtcgtgcaGGACGGGCTgtacgtcggcgccgccgtcgacgtcTGGTCGTGCGGCGTGATCCTCTACGCGATGCTCGCCGGCTACCTGCCGTTTGACGACGACCCGGCGAACCCAGACGGGGACAATATCAACCTGCTGTACAAGTACATCATGGCTACACCGCTCACTTTTCCGGACTATATTGGGCCGGAACCACGCTCTTTGCTCTTGAGGATGCTCGTGCCGGACCCAATGCAACGCGCaacgctcgacgaggtcatGGCACACCCGTGGCTCGCGCCGTACCGCGACCTCTTCCAGTTCTCggtgcaggagctcgaacgtgcggcgatcgagcagcaggcccAAAAGCGGCAGGGATACCGCGAGCAGATGCTCTACCAGCAGAAGCTGCTCGAACAGCAGTTTGCCGAAAAGGCCATCCCGCGCTCCAACACAGACGTCctgccgacgccggtgcgcgacgaatcggtgccgacgtcgcccaGCCTCCCGACCGCCACCGACATTCacccggcgccggcgatcAATATGGCAGAGCCAATGCCGATGGCGCAGCCGGCTCCGGTGGCGcacgaggccaaggaggacGCGGCTCCCGTCGCCGCTCCGgcagcagccgccgccgccaccgccgccaccgccgccgcagccgcttCCGCTgccatgccgccgccggatGCACCGCCCAAGCGCAAGACGGccgagtcgagcgagcAGCCTTCCAAGGTGCACGCCACCGCCGAcaccgagcagcgcgccgagtcaAAGCCGTCGTCCCGcccgtcgtcggcgagcggcatCAAGGCACGCGTGCTCagcagcggcgtcggcgccacCGAGCTCAACCTTGCTGCGCTGACCGGCACCAAGCGCTCGGGgtccgcacgccgcacgccaGAGGGCGAGCCCGTTTCGTCGTCCaactcggcctcgtccaaGAAAAACATGCGTGTGCCAAACACTGTACCAaacgcgcgtgccgaggccgtggaTAAGAGCGAGGGACGCGTGTACGAGTCGAAGCACTCGAGCCCAGTgaccgctgcgccgcccgtcgTGGCGGCTCCGGCGGCTCCGGCGGCTCCggtggcctcggcgacccCGACTGCCCCCGCTGCCGCTGACGCTACCGCCGACGCTACCGTCGACGCTGCCCCGGCCCCGGCCCCGGCCCCGGCGCCCGTGGCCGCGCCCGACTGGTTTTCGTCTTCTGCGCCGCCACTCGCTCcttcctcggcgccgatcgcgacgcctgcgccccGCCTCGACACTaccgagcgcggcctggcgcCGCCCCTCGTGTTCAATACGGGAATGCCGACGATGCTTGCGTCGCTTCCTCCGTCCGCGGACcgtacgtcgccgcgcgagaATGTCTTGTCGTCGTTTGGCCAGCCGCCCGTGAGCCTCACGACCTACCTCCCCCAGCGCCTCAACGAGCCGGCGCGGCCCCGCAAGTCGTCCACGagcaaggccgaggccgaggccgaggcgagcgtCCCGgtgcctgctgcgcccgtGTCCTTGCAGCCCGAGACGTCTACGATTCCGCGCAAGCAGCCCCCGCCCCGTGAGGACGCCACagacgcgtcgccgtccaagaagcgtgcgtcgctgcaAGCCCCCCCGGTTGCGCGCCCCAAGACGGAGCGCCCCCGCCCCCTCTCGATGCAGGCCATGCCGGGCGAGTCGctgagcgtgccgacggccaCGGTGCCGAGTGCGCCAGGCCGCGTCTCGCTGGATACCACCAtcgagcggccgccgtcgcagcAGAGCACGTTTGGGCGCACGGGACGCAAGGACGAGCGGCCGAAGCGCTCGGTGCCGTGGTGGCGCCGCCTCTCTGGCACGCACCAGCCCCAGTCGCtggccgtcgtgcgcgagggccgcgacgagatgcgccggcgccccgagccggtgcacaagcctgcgcccgcgctgcgccccgaaggcggcgcggcagtCACGTTTgcgagcggcagcgaccGCCGCTTTTCGTCGCAGGCCGACACGCGCCCCGAGCCGGACTACCGCCGGATCTCgctcgcgggcgacgcgcgcaccgcgccgcgtcccatgcgcaccgagaacgacgaccgccgccttacgctgcacgtcggcgcggtcgaccaggcggcgctcacgACGCGCAACCCCGACGATGTGATGCGCGACGTGTTCGACGCGCTGTTTAGCATGGGCGTCgagatgcgccgcgcacgcaaCTCCGAGTTCCGTATCGAGTGCATGCGTGTCAAGCGCcccggcgtgctgcgccagtTTTTGACTGGCGCGCGCGAAGACGATCCTTATCGCAACCGCTGGtcccgcctcggccgcggccgtccgctgagctcgagcggtcagccgcgcgcctcgttcaGCCACGACGAGATGGAGCGCGGCCTGTCCCGCATGAGCATCGGCGGCCTGCCGTCGTCCAACACGGGCCTGTCCCGCTTCTCTATGGACGAGTCC
This is a stretch of genomic DNA from Malassezia japonica chromosome 3, complete sequence. It encodes these proteins:
- a CDS encoding uncharacterized protein (COG:T; EggNog:ENOG503NVKN), with product MSAAEAVVAPANTTGGTLDTALDAARAGAPGQLPVTSPTALSYFAAHPRRPQVYFGDYLLLQTLGEGEFGKVKLGVHRTWGEETAVKLIKRDKVVAAEEHDELNKMSKVEREIQVLKELRHPNIVHLYEVIESERYIGIVLEYGAGGELFDYILAHKCLKERDACRLFAQLVSGVSYLHRKKIIHRDLKLENLLLDRNRNVIITDFGFANNFSARENDLMATSCGSPCYAAPELVVQDGLYVGAAVDVWSCGVILYAMLAGYLPFDDDPANPDGDNINLLYKYIMATPLTFPDYIGPEPRSLLLRMLVPDPMQRATLDEVMAHPWLAPYRDLFQFSVQELERAAIEQQAQKRQGYREQMLYQQKLLEQQFAEKAIPRSNTDVLPTPVRDESVPTSPSLPTATDIHPAPAINMAEPMPMAQPAPVAHEAKEDAAPVAAPAAAAAATAATAAAAASAAMPPPDAPPKRKTAESSEQPSKVHATADTEQRAESKPSSRPSSASGIKARVLSSGVGATELNLAALTGTKRSGSARRTPEGEPVSSSNSASSKKNMRVPNTVPNARAEAVDKSEGRVYESKHSSPVTAAPPVVAAPAAPAAPVASATPTAPAAADATADATVDAAPAPAPAPAPVAAPDWFSSSAPPLAPSSAPIATPAPRLDTTERGLAPPLVFNTGMPTMLASLPPSADRTSPRENVLSSFGQPPVSLTTYLPQRLNEPARPRKSSTSKAEAEAEASVPVPAAPVSLQPETSTIPRKQPPPREDATDASPSKKRASLQAPPVARPKTERPRPLSMQAMPGESLSVPTATVPSAPGRVSLDTTIERPPSQQSTFGRTGRKDERPKRSVPWWRRLSGTHQPQSLAVVREGRDEMRRRPEPVHKPAPALRPEGGAAVTFASGSDRRFSSQADTRPEPDYRRISLAGDARTAPRPMRTENDDRRLTLHVGAVDQAALTTRNPDDVMRDVFDALFSMGVEMRRARNSEFRIECMRVKRPGVLRQFLTGAREDDPYRNRWSRLGRGRPLSSSGQPRASFSHDEMERGLSRMSIGGLPSSNTGLSRFSMDESAYAAPNTAPLYGDSSQDGGHEIRFSVEVTRIPTLHGLYSVDIRRIKGNVWSYKFLYNALLERIELGGSVPVRR